The sequence GCCCAGTGCGGCACGAGGTTGGAGTTCGCGATGAGGACGCGCGGCGCATCCTTGTGCGTGCGGAACACGGCGACCGGCTTGCCGGACTGCACGAGCAACGTCTCGTCTTCGTTGAGCGTCTTCAGCGTCGCGGCGATACGGTCGAAATCGTCCCAGGTGCGGGCGGCACGGCCGATGCCGCCATAGACGACCAGCTCGTTCGGGTTTTCAGCAACGTCGGGATCGAGATTGTTCATCAGCATGCGCAGCGGCGCTTCGGTCAGCCAGCTCTTGGCGTTGAGCTCCGGACCACGGGGTGCGCGGATTTCGCGGATATTATGGCGTGGATTGGTCATGTCACATCTCCAAGGAGGGCAGGATGTCGGTTGAAATCGAGGCATTGAGCGCGCCGGAAGCGATGAGGTCGCTCGCAGCCTTCAAGTCGTTCGCCATATAGCGGTCCTCTTCCAGCGCGGGCACAGCGGCGCGGATCGAAGCAATGGCAAGGGTCAGTTCGGGGCTGGTCGTCAGCGGCGCGCGCAGCTCGACGCCCTGGGCGGCGGTCAGCGCTTCGATGCCGATGATGGCGAAGAGGTTTTCGGTCATCTCCAGCAGGCGACGGGCACCATGGCAGGCCATGGAGACGTGGTCTTCCTGGTTCGCCGAGGTCGGCGTCGAGTCGACCGAGGCCGGATGCGACATCTGCTTGTTTTCGGACATCAGCGCAGCCGAGGTCACTTCGGCGATCATCAGGCCGGAGTTCAGGCCCGGCTTCTTCGCCAGGAACGCCGGCAGGCCGTAGCTGAGCGCGGGATCGACAAGTAGCGCTATGCGGCGCTGCGCGATCGCGCCGATTTCGCAAACCGCAATCGCGATCTGGTCGGCGGCGAAGGCGACTGGCTCGGCATGGAAATTGCCGCCGGAAACGACGGAATTGTCCGAAAGCACGAGCGGATTGTCGGTGACGGCGTTGGCTTCGATTTCGAGCGTGCGGCCGACGGAACGCAGCAGATCAAGGCAGGCGCCATCCACCTGCGGCTGGCAGCGGATGCAATAGGGGTCCTGCACACGCTCGTCGCCTTCGATATGGCTTTCGCGGATCACTGAGCCGGCCAGCAGACCGCGAAGGGCAGCGGCGGTATCGATCTGGCCCTTATGGCCGCGCAGCGTATGAATGTCCGGATGGAACGGGGCGGAAGAGCCCATGGCCGCATCCGTCGACATGGCGCCGGTGATGAGAGCTGCCTGGGCGGCGCGATGGGCGCGGAAGAGGCCGGCAAGCGCGAGACCGGTCGAGACCTGCGTGCCGTTGATCAGCGCCAGGCCCTCCTTGGCGGCGAGCACGACCGGCTTTAAGCCGGCCTTCTCCAGCGCGACCGCGCCCGAGAGCTGTTCGCCGGCGTAAAATGCCTCGCCATGACCCATCATGACAGCGGTCATATGGGCGAGCGGCGCCAGATCGCCGGAAGCGCCGACAGAACCCTTTTCGGGGATGACGGGCACGACGCCCTTTTCAAGCATGCCTTCGATCAGCCGTACCAGCTCCAGCCGCACGCCAGATGCGCCGCGGCCGAGCGAAATGAGCTTCAGCGACATGATGAGGCGAACGACGTTCTCAGGGAGCGGCTGGCCGACGCCGCAGCAATGCGAGAGGATGAGATTGCGCTGAAGAGTCGCGACATCGGCGCTGTCGATCTTGATCGACGCCAGTTTGCCAAAGCCGGTATTGATACCATAGACCGGCGCGTTGCCGGCAGCGATCTCCGCGATGCGGGCGGCGGCCTTGGCAATGCCGGCATCGAAGGACGCATCGAGCTTCGCCGCCTCACCGCTCCAATAGATCGTCGCCAGCTGCTGCAGCGAGACGGAACCCGGATGGAGAACGACAGTCATCGGTTGAACCTCTTTCCCTTGAAGACATGTGCATGGAGCGGATTGAAGCCGATGCGGTAGACAAGCTCCGCCAGGCTTTCGACATCCCAGATGGCAAAATCGGCCGACTTGCCGGCTTCAAGCGTTCCCGTCTCCGACAGAAGACCAAGGGCGCGCGCGCCTTCGCGGGTGGCGCCGGCAATGCATTCCTCCACCGTCAGGCGGAAAAGGGTGGCAGCCATATTCATGGTCAGAAGCAGCGACGTCAGAGGCGAAGTGCCCGGATTGGAGTCCGTGGCGATGGCGATCGACACGCCCGCATCCCGCAACGCCTGAACCGGCGGCTTCTGCTTCTCGTTGATGGCATAGAAGGCGCCGGGCAGAAGTACGGCAACCGTTCCAGCCGCCGCCATCGCCTTTACGCCATCCTCGTCGAGATATTCGACATGATCGGCTGACAGAGCGCCGTAGGAGGCGGCGAACTTGGCACCACCGAGATTGGAAAGCTGCTCCGCATGCAGCTTCACCGGAATACCGAGCGACTTGGCAAGATCGAAGACGCGGGCGATTTCCGCCGTCGAAAAGGCAATCCCCTCGCAGAACCCGTCGACGGCATCGACAAGACCTTCGGCATGCGCCTGCTTCAAGCCGGGCAGCACGACATCAGTAATATAGTCGCCGTTGCGGCCCTTATACTCCACCGGGGTCGCGTGCGCGCCGAGATAGGAGGTGACGACGCGAACCGGGCGGACCGTCTCCAGCTTGCGCGCGGCCCGCAGCATCTTCAGTTCGGATTCAATGTTGAGGCCGTAGCCCGACTTCACTTCGATCGTCGTTACGCCTTCGGCAAGCAGCGTGTCGAGGCGCGGCAAGGCAGCAGCAACAAGCTCGTCCACCGATAGCGCGCGCGTCGCGTTGACGGAGGAAACGATGCCGCCGCCGGCACGGGCGATTTCTTCGTAGCTCGCACCTTCGAGCCGCATCTCGAATTCGCGGGCGCGATTGCCGCCATAGACGATATGTGTGTGGCAATCGACGAGGCCGGGGGTCACCCAGCGTCCCTCAAGATCGATGATTTCAGCGCCTGATGTTTCAGGCAGATCGGCTTCATGGCCAGCAAAGACGATACGGCCGCCCTTGGTCAGGATCGCGCCCTTCTCGATCGTGCCGAGCCGGGCCTCGCCCTCTTTCAAGGTCGCAAGGCGAGCATTGCGCCAGACGCGGCCTGCCGCGTCGCCTTTCTCGCCATCTTCGGAAAAATTATTCCCACCCATCAGCTTTACGCCTTTCCTCGTTGGCTTATAATGTATATACATAATCGAAAGGCTGACAAGAGGGATTTTGGACTCCGCGTCCGAAAGGAAAGGGTGAGACCATGACGAGACTTCATGCACGCACGGCTTTGCTTGCTGACGGATGGCACGAGAATGTGCGATTGACCCTCCAAGACGGCCGCATCGCCGAGATCGCGACCGATGTCGCTCCCGAAGACGTTGATGACAGGCAGAATGTTCTGGTTCCGGCGATGCCGAACCTGCACAGCCATGCCTTCCAGCGCGCCATGGCCGGCCTTGCCGAAGTCCGCGGCCCGGCCAACGACAGCTTCTGGAGCTGGCGCACCGTCATGTACAAATTCGCCCTGTCGATGACCCCGGATCATGTCGAGGCCGTCGCCGCGCAGCTCTATATGGAGATGCTGGAAGCCGGCTTCTCTCGCGTCGGCGAATTCCACTACCTGCACCATGACAAGGACGGCAGCCATTATGCCAATATCGCCGAACTGGCCGAGCGCATCGGCGCCGCCAGCACTGAGACCGGCATCGCCTTGACACTGCTTCCCGTCTTCTACGCCCATTCCAGCTTCGGCGGCGCCGCTCCCATCGAGGGCCAACGCCGCTTCATCAATTCGATCGAGAGCTTCGAGGCGCTGATGGCCGGCTGCCGTATGGTTACCAGCCGCCTTCCCGGCGCCGAACTCGGCATCGCGCCGCACAGCCTGCGGGCCGTGACACCGGAAGAGCTGGCCAAACTCGTGCCGATCGCCGGCGACGGACCGATCCATATCCACGTCGCCGAGCAGGTGAAAGAAGTGGAGGACTGCATCGCCTGGTCGGGTGCCCGCCCGGTGCAATGGCTGCTCGACAATGCTCCTATGAACGAGCGCTGGTGCCTGATCCACGCCACGCACATGACCGAGGATGAAACCCGCCGCACGGCAAGGAGCGGCGCAATCGCCGGCCTTTGCCCGATCACCGAGGCCAATCTCGGCGATGGCGTTTTCGCAGCGCCGCTTTTCCTGGAAGAAGGTGGCCGCTACGGCGTCGGCTCGGATTCCAATATTCTGATCTCCGTGTCTGAGGAGTTGCGGCAGCTCGAATATTCGCAGCGCCTGGCGCTGCGTGCCCGCAACGTCATCGCCACGACCGGCGGCTCCACCGCCCGCATGCTGTTCGACGGCGCGCTGGCGGGCGGTGGCGCGGCTCTTAAGGCACCGGCCGGCCTTGCCGTCGGCAATCATGCCGACATCGTTTCGCTCGATGTGAGTGCAGTGCCTTATCTCTCCGGCGATCGCCTTCTCGATCACTGGACTTTTGCCGGTGGCGTCAAGGTCGATGGCGTCTGGGCGCTGGGCCGCAAGCAGGTCGAAGGCGGCCGCCATCGAAAGAGAGAGGAAATTTCGGCGCGATTCCGCCGGGCTATGGCCGAGCTGATCGCTTAAAAACCGCTTTTCCTCCCCTAGATTGGCCCCTAAATAACCTGCGGGAGATCCCATGTCTCACACGGAACAGACGGACGGTATGACCACAGGCAAAGAGGCGACCCTCCATCAGCGCATTCTCAGCGATATCGAGGGCCGGATCGTCTCCGGCGCCTGGCCTCCGGGGCATCGCATTCCATTCGAGATGGACCTGGCAGAGCAGTATGACTGCTCGCGCATGACGGTAAACAAGGTACTGACCCAGCTTGCGCGCGCCGGCCTGATCGAGCGGCGAAAGCGCTCGGGCAGCTTCGTCACCCATCCACAGGCGCAATCCGCCGTGCTTGAGATTCACGACATCAAGTCCGAGGTCCTATCGCTCAATCTGCCCTATTCACACCGGCTGATAAAGCTTGCCGAACGACGCGGGCGGCCGGAGGACGCGCGCAGGCTGCAGTTCGTCGGCTCCATACCGGTGATGGAGATCACCTGCATCCACTATGCCGGTCCGCGCCCCTTCTGCCTGGAAAATCGCGTCATCAATCTCGACGCGGTACCGGAAGCGGCGAAGGCAGACTTCGAGACATTGCCGCCAGGCCCCTGGCTGCTCAACCAGGTGCCGTGGAGTACCGCCGAACATCAGATCCGCGCCATATCGGCCGAAAGCGACGCTGCCGCCAACCTCGATATCCAAAAAGGGACGGCGTGCCTCGTCGTCGAACGGCGCACCTGGAGCGCCGCCGGCCCGATTACCCACGTTCGCCTCACCTATCCCGGTGATCGCCATAGCCTCGTGGCGCGCTTTACACCGGCAAGCTGACAGTTGCCCGCCCCGATTAAGGACGCTGCGGCGACTCTGTGGGCGGCGGAATAAGGCTGTCGGATTGACGGACAGGCGGAGCGGGATCGACCAGCAGGATACTCAGCGCAATCAGAACCAGTGCCAGAATCAGCAGGATTCCGATCAGAAGCGGACGAATCGCGGTCATTTCGTTCTCCAATCTCCCCAGCCCAGCGCCAAGCGCGATAGGGAATTCGAGATAACCAGCGCAGTCTAACGGTAAACGTTAAGCAATGCTTGATGTTCTGCGAAAAAATGAGCCTTTTCCCGGAATTTCTGCCCACGCCGGACGAGACGGCAATCTCACGCTTGTTTGAATGGTGAGTGATGGAAGCGGCGCATAGGATCGCGATGTAGATGGCTTCGAAACCATTCCACGGCCTCCGTCGACCAATTTCAACCTTCGTATCAAGCACGACCGGCGCATCGCCCGGCCGATATCTCAAGGGGGACCCCGCCCATGGATCGCAAACGTCTGATCGCGGCTGCGCTGACGCTCTCCGTCGCCATGTTCGCCACGCTGCAAAGTGCCGATGCCGCCGAGCGTGTAAGGGTGCGCGGCACCGTAGAAAGCCTCGATGGCGATACGCTCAAGGTCAAATCCCGCGATGGCAAGGATGTGACCGTTGCGCTGAAGTCCGGCTGGAACGTCGGTGGCGTCGTCAAGGCCGCGGTCAGCGATATCAAGCCCGGCGATTTCGTCGGCATCGCCTCGCAGCCGACCGACAGCGGTATCAATGGCGCGATCGAAGTCGTCATCTTCCCGGCCTCGATGAAGGGAACGGGCGAAGGCGACCGCCCCTGGGATTCCAAGCCGAACAGCTCGATGACCAACGCCACGGTCGCCAATGCCGTGACCTCGGTCAACGGCCCGACATTGACGCTCACCTACAAGGGCGGCGAACGCAAGATCAAGATCCCGGACGGCACGCCCGTCGTGACGCTGACGTCAGCAACGAAAGCCGATCTGAAGCCCGGCGCCGGCGTCTTCATCACAGGCGAGCAAACCGGCGAGACCGCAGTCTCCGCCGACAGGGTTGCCGTCGGCCTCAACGGCACCGTGCCGCCGATGTGATGGATTGGCGACGGCGAGTACGCAACCGCCTAAACCGCATCGACGAATATACGATCCGAATTCTGAATATTCCGGCTGAGGACGAACATCAGCAACGCCTCATCGCGACGTCGGTAAGCCGTCTCCGCAGGCGGAAAATGCAAAGCCGATTGAAATATAGCCTATTGCATAATTCTTATATCGGTCGTATTTGTTTAGTAGCATCATAGCCTGATCCTCCCGGAGCCCTATATGACGCAAGTTCAAGAAGCTGCAGCACAGCGGCATGCATGGCGGTTTGCCAGCCGCGATGAAGACGATCGTCCGAGCCTTCCCGAAGTCAATGCCACCGTCAGGGTTCCTCATGGCGGCAGCTGGATTCGCCGCCTGATGGCTTTCGTCGGTCCAGGTTATATGATTTCCGTCGGCTACATGGACCCCGGCAACTGGGCGACCGATCTCGCCGGCGGCGCGCAGTTCGGCTATACGCTTCTCACCGTCATCATGCTGTCGAACCTGATGGCGATCCTTTTGCAGGCGCTCTCGGCGAGATTAGGCATAGCCACCGGCCGCGATCTCGCACAGGCCTGTCGCGATCACTATCCGCGGCCGGTCAATCTGGCACTGTGGTTTGCCTGCGAACTCGCCATCATCGCCTGCGATCTCGCCGAGGTGATCGGCACGGCGATCGCATTACAGCTGCTTTTCGGAATTCCGTTGATCGGCGGCGCACTGATCACCGCGCTGGACGCCTTTCTATTGCTGCTGCTGATGAGCAAGGGTTTCCGTTATCTCGAAGCTTTCGTCATCGCGCTGCTGATCGTCATCGCCACCTGTTTCGCCATCCAGATCGTCGCGGCCGCACCGCCGGTGGCAGCGATCCTCCAAGGTTTCATTCCCTCGCCGGAAATCGTCACCAATCACGAGATGCTCTATATCGCCATGGGCATCATCGGCGCGACGGTCATGCCGCATAATCTCTATCTGCACTCCTCCATCGTACAGACCCGCGCCTACAAGCGCACCGAAGAAGGTCGCCGCGATGCGATCAAATGGGCAACGATCGACAGCACGGTCGCCCTCATGCTGGCGCTCTTCGTCAATGCCGCGATCCTGATCGTCGCAGCAGCCGCCTTCCATACCAGCGGCCATTCCGACGTCGCCGAGATCGGCCAGGCCTACGAGCTGTTGTCGCCGCTGCTCGGCCTCGGCATCGCTTCCACGTTATTTGCCGTCGCGCTGCTCGCCTCCGGTCTCAACTCCACCGTCACGGCGACGCTTGCCGGCCAGATCGTGATGGAAGGCTTTCTCAGGCTGAGGATTCCGCATTGGGCAAGACGGCTTTTGACACGCGGCCTCGCAATTATTCCGGTTGTGTTCGTGACCGCTATCTATGGTGAAAAAGGTACTGCAAACCTGCTCGTTCTCAGCCAGGTCGTTCTCTCCATGCAACTGCCTTTTGCCGTCATTCCATTGGTCCAATTTGTGACAAATCGCGAGAAAATGGGCAGTTTCGTCATATCGAGAAGCGTCGCAGTTCTCTCGTGGATCGTTGCCGCGATCATCCTGGCGCTGAACTTCAAACTGCTCTACGACACCATCTTCGGTTGACGAATCATCAAGAACGCGCAAATCTCGCCCCTGTGGACGATCACGGCAATTAACTGACTCGTAATATTTGCCTAGATTTCGCCATGATTTGCCCTAGTTTGGGCCCACCGCAATCTGCAGGGTTCCTCACTTCATGGCCGAAAGTCCATTGCGCGTTCAATTTCCTGCAGAGGCCGCCATCCAGGCGCGGCCGCATCATGATTTTCACATTCCATTCCTGCCGCGCTCCGCGCATTTTCGCCATCTGATCGTCATCGGCCTTGCCGGCACCGCATCCTTCGGCCTGCTCGCAACTGTGCTCTATCCCTTGCTGGCCCGTAGCACGATCGAGCGCGCAACGCCGGTGCGCAACGCTCAGCTCGCGCGCTCTCAGCCAGCCATGCGTAAAGCCGGCCGGCTGGCCGCAAAACAGCGTTTCGATGGCGCCCGTTTTGCGCAGGTGGCGGAAAAACTATCCAGCGGCGAAACCCGCATCTTCACCTATCATCGCACGACGCTGGTCTTCAAATCCGACGAAGCTGCTCTGGCGCGCGCAAGCGCCATCAATGCCTCCTATGGCGCAGAGCGCGCCGACAGCGAGCTATTTTCGCCCCCGTCGCTTTCGGATATCCGCCATGGCATCTATCCGCAGACAACTCATTATGATGCCGTGCGCCGCTCTCGTTTTCCGGTTCGCGGCGTGCCGCTGAACGTCAGCGTATCGCGCGCGACGACCGGCGAAACCGGCCGCGAGTTCCACAGGCTCGTCTCCATGCCGAAGGACAAGCAGGATCTTCAGGATATCCTGGCGTCTGCGGGCCTCGGCAACGACGCCGGCGACGAGCTGCAGCGCGCGCTGGAAACCGACACGGTCTCCCCTGGCGACAGCCTGGAACTGCTGCTTGAGAAAAAAGGACCTAGTGCCCGCCCGAAGCTGATCATGGCGCGCCTCAGCGGCGACAAGACGCCGGAGCGCGTCGTTGCCCGCGACGATGCCAACGGCTTCGTTCCGATGGCCAATGACAGGCTCTTTTCCACCCTCTACAGCGAAAGCCAGGCCGACGCTCCGTCTTCGACGGAGGTTGCCGCGGTCGATCTGAAAGGTGTCGACGAGAGCGATGAGCGGGCAGTCAGCGACAAGCTCGAAAGAGCCGGCCTGACCAAGGAATATGCCTCGCAGCTCATCAAGCTTGCCAAAGCCAAGGGGATTTCTCTCACTAGCATCGACGACGCTCCCGACAGCATCGATCTGCTCTTCCGCAAGGCGGACGACGGCCGCAGCGAGCTGATGTTCATCGAATTCCACGCCGATGGCGACACTCATCGCTTCTATCTGCACAAAAACAACGGCGAAGGCCCTTCGGAATTCTACGACGAGCGCGGCCGTTCGATTGCCAAAGTGCTCGTGCATCGGCCCGTGCCGAACGGCACGCTCGGCGATGGTTTTGCCTGGCGGATCCACCCGATCCTGGGTGTGAAGAAATTCCACAATGGAGTCGATTTCCGCGCACCGATGGGCAGCCCCATCCAGGCCGGCGGCGACGGTGTCGTCGAGAAGATTTCCTGGGAAACCGGCTACGGCAAATATGTCCGCATCCGCCACGATGGCGGTTACGAAACCACCTATGCCCATATTTCGGCAACGCCGCCGGATTTGCGCGTCGGCCAGCGCGTCACCCAGGGCCAGACCATCGCCTATGTCGGCTCGACGGGCTACTCCACCGGCCCGCATCTCTATTACGAGCTGCGCGTCAACGGCCGTTACGAAAACCCGCTGACTGCGCAATTGCCCGCTGGCACCAATCTGACGGGCAAGTCACTCGACAGCCTGCGTTCTCAGGTCAATCATGTCGAGAACATCATGAGCTACCTCGACGTTCCGCCCGCCCACGGGACTGCGCCCACCGCCTTCGCCAACTTCGAGCAAGGGCCGAATTCAGGGTCAAACGTGGGGCCAAGCTTCGGACCGAACCATTTCGGCGAACCCTCTCCTTAAACAGGCTAAAAAGCCGGCGCAGACGACTCCTTTCGATTCCGTCGGTCGGCAATAGCGCCTTGATGCCGAATACGGTAACAATCGTCCGGTACTTCGCCATGGAGAAGATGCTGCCGCGCACTATTTTTACCGCAGGGCCGGATATCGTCACGTGGCAATCCGTAAGGAGCAGACATTGGCGCGCAAGCCATTGCCGGAACCGAAGAATATCGCGCCAAGCGAAAGCAGGCGTCTGCGTGCCGATGCGCGGCGCAACCATGACAAGCTGATAGAAGTAGCAGCACAAGCCTTCGCCAGCCACGGCACCGTCGCCTCCCTGGAAGACATAGCTCGCCGCGCGGATGTCGGGATCGGTACGCTCTATCGCCATTTTCCGAGCCGGGAACATCTGGTCGAAGCGGTTTATCGTCACGAGGTCGAAGCGCTGTGCGATGCGGCGGAAGAGCTCTCGCGCGAGCGTGCACCGGATGAAGCTCTGGAAGAGTGGATGAACCGCTTCGTCGGCTATATCGCCACGAAAAGGGGGATGGCCGATAGCCTGCGCATCCTTCTCAACAGCAACTCCAAGCTCTTTGCCGACAGCTACGGCCAGGTGCCGGTCGTGCTCTCGGGCCTGATTGATCGCGCGGTCGCCGCCGGTACGATCCGTACCGATGTCGACAGTACCGACGTGCTGCAGGCGTTGTCCGGTACTTATTCCATGCCCAATTCACCGGAGTGGTACGACCGGTCCCGCCGCCTCGTGCGTCTGCTGATGGATGGCCTGCGCTGGGGTGCCCCGAAAATGCGAATGTCGCAAAAGATCTGACAATCGGCAGGATGCTTCCTATATGCATTTGAACTGAGATCGTCAGGCGAGTTTGGTTCTGCCGCAGCTTCGTGCATGGCCCCTCACCCCAACCCTCTCCCCGCATCGCGGGGAGAGGGGGCTTTACGGTGATTAAGGCGCTTCCGCCCCAACAGAACAAGTGTGTTGTTTTGCTTGATCGTCCCCTCTCCCCGCCTGCGGGGAGAGGGCTAGGGTGAGGGGCAAACCACATAAGCTGCAGCAGAATCGAACTCATCTGACATTCACCAAAGCTGAGGAGAGCAGGAATGTCCGAAAGAGCAGTCAAGATCCCCGGTCCGGATCATCCGATCACGATCGAGGACAAGCAGGCCCATGTCATCGTCTCCGTCGCCGGCAAGGTGATTGCCGATACGCATGAGGCGTTGTCGCTCAAGGAAGCCTCCTATCCGGCCGTCATCTATATCCCGCGCAAGGATGTCGATATGTCGTTGCTGGAAAGGACCAGCCACGAAACCTATTGCCCCTACAAGGGCGAATGCTCCTATTACAGCATCCCGACCGGCGGCGAGCGCTCGATGAATGCCATCTGGACTTATGAAAATCCCTATGCGTCCGTCAGCCGGATCAAGAACTACATGGCCTTCTATCCGGATCGCGTCGATTCGATCGATGTGAACGCTTAAAGAGCAAGGCCGCTCGCGGCATCGAAGACGTAGACCTGCTCCGGGCTCACCGAGACATTCAGCGGCTGCCCATAGCGCACCGGCGCCTCGCCATCGACGACGGCCGTCACCTGCTCTCCGGCAAGGTCGAAGAGCACATGCGTCTGCGCGCCGGTGGGCTCGACGAGCAGCGTCTGCCCGGTGAGCGGCGAACCGCCGCTGGCAAGGCTCAGATGCTCGGGCCTCAGACCAACCTTCACGCTCTGGCCCGCCTTCACCTTGCGCTCCCCGGCAATGCGGATCGGCGTGCTGTCCTTCAGCCGCACGGCTGGCGCGCCTTCGAGGCCCTCGACCACGCCGTCGAGGAAATTCATGGCCGGCGAGCCGATAAAGCCGGCGACGAAGAGATTGGCCGGCTTGCGATAAAGCTCGATCGGCGTGCCCTGCTGCTCGATCCGGCCCTGGTTCAGCACCACGATGCGGTCGGCCAGCGTCATCGCTTCGATCTGGTCATGGGTGACGTAGATCGACGTGGTCTGCACCTTCTGATGCAGCGCCTTGATCTCGGACCGCATCTGCACGCGCAGCTTCGCATCGAGGTTGGAAAGCGGCTCATCGAACAGAAAGACGGCCGGGTTGCGCACGATGGCGCGGCCCATGGCGACGCGCTGGCGCTGGCCGCCGGAAAGCTGTGCCGGCTTGCGGTCTAGCAGCTTGGTAAGATCGAGCATGCGCGCGGCCTCGTTGACCCGTTGTTCGATGACCGGCTTGGTCTCGCCCGAGAGCTTCAGGTTGAAGCCCATATTCTCGGCGACCGTCATATGCGGGTAGAGCGCATAGGACTGGAAGACCATGGCGATGTTGCGCTCGCGCGGCGTCATGGCGTTGACCACCTGCCCGCCGATCGACACGTCGCCGTCGGTAATCTCTTCCAGCCCGGCGATCATCCGCAGCAGCGTGGACTTGCCGCAGCCGGAGGGACCGACGAGCGCGATGAACTCGCCATCCTCGATCGACAGCGAGATATCGTGGA comes from Rhizobium tropici CIAT 899 and encodes:
- a CDS encoding ABC transporter ATP-binding protein; this translates as MASVELHNIHKAYGALTVIHDISLSIEDGEFIALVGPSGCGKSTLLRMIAGLEEITDGDVSIGGQVVNAMTPRERNIAMVFQSYALYPHMTVAENMGFNLKLSGETKPVIEQRVNEAARMLDLTKLLDRKPAQLSGGQRQRVAMGRAIVRNPAVFLFDEPLSNLDAKLRVQMRSEIKALHQKVQTTSIYVTHDQIEAMTLADRIVVLNQGRIEQQGTPIELYRKPANLFVAGFIGSPAMNFLDGVVEGLEGAPAVRLKDSTPIRIAGERKVKAGQSVKVGLRPEHLSLASGGSPLTGQTLLVEPTGAQTHVLFDLAGEQVTAVVDGEAPVRYGQPLNVSVSPEQVYVFDAASGLAL